ATGATGTTAGTGTTACTAACATTTCAAGCAGACCTTTTAAAGACTATTGCTGATCAGCTACACCAAGTACTCACCCAGGCGGGCTTTTATAAGCAGCTCGATAAGCAGGGTGGTGCAGCAATAAGCCAGCAGTTTCAAGCGTTGTTATTGAAGGTGGTTGCTGGTGCTAATGCTTGGCTACATCAGCTGTTAGCCGTAGCTGCATTAATGCTAGCTCGGTGGTGGCAATCAGCACTCTATGTGCCCGGTGGGTTTCATAAAGAGCTGTTCCAGTTACGGATTCCTCCTAAATTGGCTATCGCAATACTGTTGATAGTAATAGTAGGGATGAATATCAACGTGGGCTTTGCTACGGTACTGCTGATTGGTTTAACACCCCTGTTTTTTTCAGGGCTGGCGATGTTCCACTCGATCATTGCTTTACAGAGTAATAGTGCCTTGGGTTTAGCCGTGTTCTACTTGATTCAGGTGGTTTTTGCCCAAGTTATGTTTCCTTTTACGGTTTTAGTTGCCCTCTTAGATAGCTTTATTGACTTTCGACGCCGAATGAATAAGCCAATAGGCCGCTAAGAGGGATAAAAATCTTGAGGTAAGCAAGATGGAAGTGATTTTGTTAGAAAAAATTGCCAATCTTGGCAATTTAGGTGACAAGGTTTCAGTTAAGCCAGGCTATGGCCGAAACTTTCTGATTCCTTTCAATAAAGCGGTTCCAGCCACTAAAACGAATGTGGCTGAGTTTGAAGCTCGTCGTGCTGAGCTGGAAAAAGTTGCAGCAGAAAACTTAACTGCTGCACAAAAGCGGGCCGAGGCTATCAGCGAATTGGCGCTGACCTTAACTGCGAAAGCCGGCGACGAAGGCAAACTATTCGGATCTATTGGTACTCGTGACTTGGCTGATGCTATTTCTGCAGCTGGTGTTGAAGTCAGTAAGAGTGAGATCCGTCTTCCTGAAGGGCCGTTGCGTCACATAGGTGAGTTTGATGTAAGTATTCACTTGCACACAGATGTTGATGCAACTCTGAAGGTTTTCGTAGAAGCTGAGTAATTTAATAAAATTAATTACTCAGTATGTAAAAAGCACTCGCACCCATTGCAATTGCGAGTGCTTTTTATTCTGTGTTATAAGCACTTTTCTATAATTCAATCTAACTACACTGCTTGTAGTGTATAGATTAATTATCTATTCCCTATCTTAAGCTGAATACCGAGTAGGCAATGGATCAAGGCCCTTCGCTAGAAACTGAACAAGCTGAACAGACAACCCTATCACTGCGGGAGTCACCTCACTCTTTAGAGGCCGAGCAGTCCGTCATTGGTGGGCTGTTATTAGATAATAGTGCCTGGGACTCTATATCAGACCGCATTACCTCTGTCGATTTTTATCATCGTCCCCATCAACATATTTTCCGCATTATTGCCAGTGCTGTAGCAGCTGGGAAGCCTTTTGACCCCGTCACCATAGTAGAAGAGCTAACTCAGCTTGACCAATTAGAGGGTAGTGGAGGCTTAGCCTATTTAACCGATTTGGCACAAAACACACCCAGCACCGCAAATATTCGTGCTTATGCCGATATTGTTTATGAACGGTCAATTTTGCGTCGACTGATCAAAGTTAGCCAGGGGATTGCTGATCGGGCTTATAACACTGGTGGGCGATCCAGTAGCGAAATTCTTGATGAGGCCGAGCGTGAAGTTTTTCAAATTGCAGAAGACAGGCCGAAAGATGGTGGGCCAGTTGGAGTAAAAGAACTACTGAATAAAGCTATTGATAGAATTGATGAGTTATTCAATGCAGGTGACAGTTTAACAGGTATCACCACAGGTTTTACTGATCTGGATGAAATGACTGCAGGGTTACAGCCTTCAGATATGGTGATCGTGGCAGGTCGTCCATCGATGGGTAAAACGACCTTTGCAATGAACCTGGTAGAGAATGCATTGCTTAACTCTGACAAATCAGTTTTGGTTTTTAGTTTAGAGATGCCAGCAGAGCAGTTGATGATGCGGATGCTGTCCTCACTTGGGCGAATTGACCAGACCAAAGTACGTACTGGTAAGCTGGAAGAAGATGATTGGCCAAAGCTGGCGGCGGCAGTAAACATGGTCAACGAGAAGAAATTGTTTGTGGATGATACGGCAGGTATCAGCCCAACTGAAATGCGCTCAAGAGCGCGGCGCATTGTTCGGGAACATGGTGACTTAGGCCTGGTGATGGTGGATTACCTGCAGCTGATGCAGGTACCTGGTAGCTCTGAAGGTCGTACCAACGAAATTTCTGAAATTTCCCGATCCTTAAAGGCGCTGGCCAAAGAGTTTAATACTCCAGTTGTTGCTCTTTCTCAGTTGAATCGGAGCCTTGAGCAGCGGCCTAACAAACGCCCAGTTAACTCCGACTTGCGGGAGTCGGGAGCGATTGAGCAGGATGCTGACGTAATCATGTTTGTTTACCGGGATGAAGTCTATAACCCTGATACTGAGCAAAAGGGAGTAGCAGAAATCATTATTGGTAAGCAGCGGAATGGTCCCATAGGGGCCGTTAAGCTAGCCTTTATTGGCAAGTACACCCGGTTTGAGAATTTAGCGCCTGGGGCTTATGAGGGTTTTGAGTAAATAGGCATGGTTTTAGTCCCTTGCAGCTGAAATAGCTTTAGCTCTGACTGTTATTAGTAAACCATCTAACCACCAGTAAAATAACCTGACTGGATATGCTATAAAATGGGTATCAGCCAAGGTTAATGGTGGGGCTTATACTATGGAAGTGGGTCATACTTCATCACTGGCGTCAAATAGGTTGCTTCAGCGTCCTGAGCTAAATCAGGAGCAACAGCAGCGGGAAGCCAGGGTACAGCAACCAGCAGGTATTGAAGTACAAATCAGCCGGGAAGCACGTAATACATTTGCCTCGCAAGCAAATTTAGCAACTCAACCAATCACCCTTTCAGAGCCGCCTCCCCCTAGTGCCCAGTCCACTGCTGTGGATGGACCACCTGTGACAGTCAGGCTGAATAATGAGCCACAGCAGGCTCAAGTAGCGGTCAGTAATGATGTTAGGGCAGATGAGTCTGGTGCCGCTACGCAGCCAAGAGAGACTTTGCAAGCACCACAGCAGCAGGTGCAACAGACTGATGCTGAGAGCCCCAATTCAACTACCGCTAATCCACCACCTGTACAGAACAACTTAACCACTCAGCAACCTACGGCAAATCAAACCTCTCTCAATACCTCAGCTAACAACAATAATAATGAAGTTGTGTTAGCAGTTGATATTCGGGAAGTCGTTCCTGATGCTGACGAAAATAATCAGGCACAACAAAATCAATCTAACACAGCTGAACAAAGTCTTAATGTGAGTGCTAATGTAGATAATGAAATAACAGCTGCCAATGAGAATAATATTCAGGCTAATAACGCAGATGTGGTGGCCATCCCTAATCCGAACCAGTCAGCTAACGCAAATAATCAGGTGACAGCTGACCAGGCTAACAGCAATACGGCTGATGCAGTTGTGGCCAATGAAGCAGAAGAACCAGTAGCAACAAATACGTCAGTTGCTATTGACCAGTTCAGGCAAGTAGCATTAAGTGATCAAGAGCGACAGATTATCGAGTCATTTGATGTTTAATAAGAGAGGCTAGCTTTCGACCACAGGTTCTACTCTGGGTAATGCCCAGACTTGTAGAGTTTCCTGAAGTGCGACCAGTTCAAGAGGTTTAGTGAGCTGGCCATTCATGCCTACTGCAGCAATCCGCTGCTTTTGATCCTGTATGCCATGGGCGGTAAGGGCAATAATTGGAGTAGGGGGCAAACTATGCTGTTGTTCCCATTGGCGGATGCGCTCGGTAGCCTCGAAGCCATCCATAATAGGCATTTCACAATCCATAAAAATAATTTGGAAACGTTGATTTTTAAACGCTTCAACGGCCTCATTGCCATTGGTTGCCACTTTAGGTGTGACATTCAACTTGGCAAGCATTCCTTTAATGACTTTGGTACTGGTAGGATTATCTTCAACCACTAAAACTTTTAAGTTTTGTGGAAGCTCATGATGAGTGAGGAAATCTTTAGCCATCATGCTTGACTGTGGCTGGAATTTAACTAGCTCCTCTTTTAAGGCACTTTCCAAGGTATAGTGAGCAATAGGTTTGGTTAGAATTCGTTTAACCCCGGCATTTCTGGCTTCAATAATACTAGGCATGTGGCTGACGCCAGTAAGCATGATTACCAATACATCATTACTAATATTGGGGTCTTCTTTTATTTTGGCCGACAGTTGTAGCCCATTCATAACCGGCATATTTTGATCTAAAATAACCAAGTCATAATGTGCTTGTAAGTTCGCTTTGGTTCGCAATAAAGCTAATGCTTCTTTACCATTTTTGGCAGAAGTAACATCCATGCCAAGGCTAAGACATTGCTGGGTCAGTACTTTACGACAAGTTTCATTATCATCAACCACAAGCACACGAACCCCTTTAAAGTCAAACTCCTGTTGAGGTTGTTTAGCTTGTTTGACAGGCGCAAGCGGCAGGGTAAAACAAAAAGTGGTGCCAATGCCGATTTCACTGTTAATACTAAAGGTGCCGCCCATTTGTTGAATCAAGGCTTTAGCGACAATAATTCCAATGGCAATATCAGGCTGGTTGCTGTTAAGTAATTCAGTTGTTGTCACTTTTTTACTTAGCAACTGTTGTCTTTCAAATTGGCTCATGCCATCGCTGGTATCTTTGACAACAATACGTAACTGTTGGCCTTGCTCGTATTGTTCGGCCGTACCTGCCAGTAATATTTCGCCTGCAGTGGTTTGTTTAAATGCATGGTTTAGCAACGAAAGCAAAATTTGCTGAAGCCGGTTGGGGTCGCTATTAATAATAGCTGGAACATCTGGCTGCAGATAGCTGATCAGCTCAATACTGCGTTGCTCAGCTGTTAGTCGGAACATATTAACGCAAGCTTCGATTAATCCTGGCAATTCAAAATCAGTGTTTTCCAGCTGTAATGCATGCTGTTCTAAGCGACTGATATCGAGCATTTGGTTTAGCTGGTTTAGTAGCTCATTACCTGCATGGTAAATCGTATTGGCATAGTCTTGCTGTTTGGGGGTGAGGCTGGTATCCATCAGTAATTCGCTCATCCCTAAAATTCCATTCATTGGGCCACGTAACTCATGGCTGATCTTGCCCAGAAAGTCGGCCTGATTAAGCTGGTTATTTGGGCGTCTGGCAAGTTGTTCTACAGCGGCCAGCTTTTCTTTTGCTTGTATATGAAACTGCAAACTGAACGCGTAGGATACACCAAACAAGGTTAAACTAGTGATACTAAGCAATAACCAGTCTGCTTTATAAGGCGCTAGCTGAATAATATTTAGAGTGAGAGCGATATTGATTAAAATAGCTAATGCACAAGGAGACTGGGCAGCTAGCATGAAACGGGCGCATTTATCTCCTTGCTTGAGGAAATACAGTGAGCAGCCAAAAATATTAAATACGATAAAGCTGGTTAGCCATAGGCTGAGTTTAGCTGGCTGCCAGGCAGGAAAAAGAGTACTAAATAGTGTGGCAAGCAGGCAGGCACCACAAAGCCAGGCAAAATAAAGGTCAAGTTTAGGGTGGTCGATCCCTATTTGATAGTAACGTCGATTCAAGTGGCTGGCAAAAGCGCAGCCAAGTAATAGGGCGATATCACTAAGCTGTGATTGTGAGGCAAAGGATAGGGAACTGAATTGGCTGAACACTCCTTGCCAGGAACCTTGGAATATTAGGGAGCAGCTAACTAAGGCAAACATATACAAAAAGTTGCGTTCTTTTAAGTGAAAAAACGCCAGCAAGTTATAAATAGCGACACAACAAAACAGGCCAAATAATAAGCCGCTTAACCATTGACTGCGGTTGCTGCTTACTAGTGCCTGGGCAGGTGACTTTAAGTAGCTGGTAAAGTTGAGGGACTGCTGTGACTGAACGCGTAAGAAGACCACTGCTGTTTGATTAGGGGCCAAGTGTAGTGGAATCAGCAGGCGGTGGTGGCTGGCTAATTGGCCATCTAACAGCTGTTGGTCTCCTGTATTCACTTTTTTTAGTTGGCTGTCCTGTTCAACATAAGCATCAAGCCAATTGATATCAGCACCTAGTAAAGTGATAAAAGGAGATTGAGCTGTGGCTGTGTTGTTATGAATCGTTGTACGAAGCCAGATTGCCGAATGGCTTTGATCAAACTGGAAAAATTTTTGCCGGTAGGGTGAAAATCGATGAGTGTAAGCTTCTGATCTTACCTGCTCAATAGTTAGCAGTGCCTTTTTGTCTTCATAAAATTCAAAATAATTGGCAAGGTCAACTTGGTAGTTGGTGTTTTTGATAACAACTTCGGCTGTTGCAGGAAGGCAAACCCAGAGCAATATCGCGAGCAGGCATCGGAGTATTTTGTGGCGGCTAGCCTGTACTTCAGACCTGTGCACGAGCGATATCCCTTCTAGATTAAATTAGCATTATAACGAACGTTAAAAGGTTGTCTAACCTGAGTATTTCATAAAGTTATTTAGTCAGGGCCTGTTGGCATTTGTTTGTATAGTGAGCAAGTGTCAACAGGCTCTTTTGATTATGACTTAGCTTGTTCTCTGGCAATAGCCTTGTGACCAATATCTTTTCGATAATAAGCATTATTCCAAGAAATTTGCTCGATTGCCTGATAAGCCGCATCTTGGGCTTGTTGAACAGTCTTACCTAAAGCCGTTACGCATAATACTCGGCCACCATTGGTAACAACCTGGCCATCCTGCTGTTTGGTGCCTGCATGAAAGACCTTAACATGGGTGAGATTATCCAGGCCGCTAATTATATCGCCTTTGGCATAGCTTTCTGGATAACCACCTGCTGCCATCACCACACCTAAAGCGACTTGCTCGTCCCATTCGCACTTGGCTTGATTCAGCTTGCCTTCAATAGCAGCGAGGCAGAGCTTGGACAGGCTAGACTTTAGACGCATCATGATGGGTTGCGTTTCTGGGTCGCCAAACCGGCAGTTGTACTCAAGCACTTTGGGGGTTCCGTCGCTGGCAATCATCAAACCAGCATATAGAAAGCCTCGGTAGCGGTTACCTTCGGCAGTCATGCCCCGAACTGTTGGCATGATCACTTCTTCCATGGCTCGCTGGTGAATTTCTGGAGTGACGACTGGAGCGGGTGAATAAGCACCCATTCCACCAGTATTAGGGCCTTTATCACCATCATCGCGGGCCTTATGGTCTTGTGAAGAGGCCAAAGGTAATACCTGTTCGCCATCAACCATTACGATAAAACTGGCTTCTTCTCCTTGTAAAAACTCCTCAACCACCACTCGATGGCCGGCTTCACCAAAGGCATTACCTGCCAACATATCTTCAATAGCGGCAAAAGCTTCAGCTTCAGTTTGGGCAATGATAACGCCTTTACCAGCAGCTAAGCCGTCGGCCTTGATCACTATAGGGGTACCTTTTTCTTGGATATAAGCTTTGGCTGGCTCAATTTCAGTGAAGTTTTGGTATTCGGCGGTAGGAATCTGGTGTCTTGCTAAAAAGTCTTTGGTAAAGGCTTTTGAGCCTTCCAGTTGGGCTGCTCCTTTAGTGGGGCCAAAACAGGCTAAACCTGCTGAATCAAAGGCATCTACGACACCTGCCACCAATGGCGCTTCAGGCCCAACAATGGTAAGACCAATATTCTTGGCTTGGGCAAATGCTATGAGTTCATCAATAGCTAAGACGTCAATTGCCACGTTGGTCAGCTTAGGCTCCAGTGCTGTACCTGCATTACCTGGGGCAACAAACACTTCAGTGACTTGCTCACCTTGAGCTACTTTCCAGGCGAGGGCATGTTCACGCCCACCACTACCAATAATTAATACTTTCATTCTGTTACCTAACCTTAGTGGCGGAAGTGACGAACACTAGTAAACACCATAGCCATACCTGCTTCGTTAGCAGCTTGGATGACTTCTTCATCACGCATCGAACCACCGGGCTGAATCACGGCAGTAATGCCAGCAGCAGCTGCGGCATCAATGCCATCTCTGAAAGGGAAAAATGCATCAGACGCCATTACTGAGCCAGCAACGGTTAAGTTTTCATCTTTGGCTTTAATGCCTGCAATTTTAGCGCTGTACACCCGGCTCATTTGTCCTGCACCTACGCCAATGGTTTGGCCGTTTTTGGCATAAACGATGGCATTGGACTTCACAAATTTCGCTACATTCCAAGCAAACTTCAGATCAGCTAACTCTTCTTCTGTGGGAGCGCGGTCAGTAACAACTTTTAAGTCTTCCATACGAACCTGATGGATATCGCTGTCTTGAACTAGCAGGCCGCCGTTTACCCGTTTGTAGTCAAGCTGAGGGCTAGGCACTGTAGGTAGATCACCACATACCAAGACACGTACATTTTGTTTTTGGTTAAGAACGGCAAGTGCTGGCTCATCTATGGCTGGAGCAATAATCACTTCAACAAATTGACGCTCAATAATCGCTTGAGCAGTGAGAGAATCTAATGGTCGGTTAAACGCAATGATGCCCCCAAAGGCAGAGGTTGGATCAGTTTGGTAGGCTAGGTTATAGGCCTGCAAAATATCGCTGCTTACCGCGACACCACAGGGGTTAGCATGCTTAACGATGACGCAGGCTGGCTCTACAAAGGCTTTAACACATTCTAATGCGGCATCTGTATCAGCTACATTGTTGAAGGATAGCGCCTTGCCTTGCAACTGTTTGGCGGTGGAGACACTAGCCTCAACTGGAGTGGCTTCTACATAAAAAGCGGCTTGTTGGTGAGGATTTTCCCCATAACGCATGTCTTCTACTTTATTGAGCTGCAAATTCAATGTGCGAGGGAACGCAGTTGACTGGTCACCAGTCTGCAAGATCTGTTTGCCTAGATAGTTGGCAATAGCTGCGTCGTAACCAGCTGTATGTTCAAAGGCTTTTACTGCCAGGTCGAAGCGAGTGCGGTCATTCAAACTATGGTTGTTTTCAGCCAACTCTTCTAGTATGGCTGAATAGTCGGTGCTGTTAACGATGATAGCGACATCTTTAAAGTTTTTCGCTGCTGCTCGCACCATAGTTGGGCCACCGATGTCGATATTTTCTATCGCATCTGATAGCAAGCAGTCTGGCTTGGCAACAGTTTGTGAAAATGGATAGAGATTGACTACAACCAGGTCAATGGGCTTAATGCTATGTTCAGCCATCACCTGGTCATCTTGGCCTCGTCGGCCTAAGATAGCGCCATGTACTTTTGGGTGTAAGGTTTTTACTCGGCCATCCATCATTTCAGGAAAACCTGTGTAATCAGAAACCTCAACAGCAGGAATTGAGTTTTCCTTAAGCAGCTTAAATGTGCCACCAGTGGAGAGGATTTCAATACCTTGTTGGTGAAGTGCAGTGGCAAACTCTACAATGCCAGTTTTATCAGAAACACTGATTAAAGCGCGTTGAATAGTTGGGGTGTGCATAGCGATATTACAGGGTGGCAGATTTTTTAAGTTAAATAAAAAAGGCGGATAAAATCCGCCTTTGTTTTTTGAACTAATTATAGCAGGCCATACTGCTTTAGCTTTTTCCGAAGTGTGCCTCGGTTCAAGCCAAGAATCTGAGAAGCTTTGGTTTGGTTGCCTTTGACGTAGCCCATGACCACTTCCAGCAGTGGAGCCTCAACCTCAGAAAGTACCATTTGATAAACGTCAGTTACTGTCTGGCCCTCGAGGTGAGAAAAATAATTACTTAGAGCTTTTTCTACACTGTCACGTAATGTCTGTGACTCTTGCTCCGGACTTGTCAAGTGTTGACGAAGCTCATGGTTTTCAGTTGCAGAGTGAGCTTGTTCTTGAGAAGTAGTTTCAGATGCAGTCATGCCGCAATGTCCTCTCCGTTAATTAAACGTTCAAAATACTCCTGAACGCAGGCGCGCTGAGCACTAATTGTTTCAAGCTGGTTAAACTGTTTGCGAAAACAGCTTCCACCAGGTTGCGCTGCCAGGTACCAGCCGACGTGTTTTCTAGCAATACGTATCCCCATATAGTCGCCATAAAACTGATATAGGTGATCCAAATGTGTGAGCAGTATTGCTTTGATTTCACTGAGGCTGGGAGGCGGTAAATGTGAGCCTGTTTGCAGGAAATGGTTAATTTCTTGAAAGAGCCAGGGTCGCCCTTGAGCAGCCCGGCCGATCATTACCGCGTCAGCACCGGTGTAATCTAAAACCGCTTTGGCTTGTTCAGGTGATCGAATATCTCCATTAGCAATAACAGGGATACTCATCGATTGTTTGATTGCTGCGATTGTGTCGTATTCAACTTCGCCTTTATAACCACAGGCCCTAGTTCGGCCGTGGACAGCCAGCGCCGCGATACCACAATCCTCAGCAATTTTAGCAATGGTTGTACCATTACGGTTTGCTTGATCCCAACCGGTGCGGATTTTCAGGGTGACCGGTAGGGGGACAGCCTGAACAACCGCTTTTAAAATAGCTTCTACTAATTGTTCGTCTTTCAGTAACGCTGAACCTGCCGCTTTATTGCATACTTTTTTAGCGGGGCAACCCATATTAATATCAATGATTTGAGCGCCTCGATCAGCGTTCATGGAGGCAGCTTCCGCCATCATCTTTGGGTCACCACCCGCAATTTGCACTGAGCGAGGCTCTGTTTCGCCAGTATGATCCAAGCGAAGTTGAGATTTTCGACTGTGCCATAAGCGGGTATCAGACGTTACCATTTCAGACACAACCAGGCCGGCCCCCATGCGTTTGCATAGCTGCCTAAAAGGCCTGTCGGTTACACCTGCCATGGGTGCAAGTACAACAGGCGGCTCAATTGTATAAGGGCCAATTTGGAGCACATTTAGCCTTTAGTGTCTGATTAATATTTAAGCAAATCGCGCCATCAATCAAACATATCAGATAATATTGACTGAATGAATAGCGATTAGGTTTTAGGGTTCGTCTTCACTGATTGGAAGGGGTGGCTATCATACTCTGTTGCTGGCTATGGATAAAGCACCTGAAAGAAAAAATTGTTTGTTTTAAAGTCAGTAATCGGCTGGAGGTGAATTTCTGGGTTAAGTAATCACTATAAGCCAGTCAGATTATTATGATTTATTGGGTGAGTCATTAGTTGATAGCAATGGTTAGTTAGGGCTTGGAGAAAAGCTAATATTGTAGTTAACCGCAGTGGGGCCAGGATCAACCACATCAAGTGACAAGCGTACAGGCACATTGGAAGGGATCATGGTTAACCCGGCTGCTTCTCCAGATAAGTACTCATCGGGTTGAAATTGCCGGGAGGCAACCAGCCGGCCACTTAAATCAGAAAAGCTGAATTCAATAACAGGGAAAGGCTGCTTAAACTGGGCTTTGTTGACAATGACAGTATCAATAATGAGTGCATTTTGAAATTTGGGGTGGCTCCTGACAATTAGTTTGCGACTCACGATTTTATCCACATCAACCAGTGGAGGAAGCTGACAGCCAACTATCTTACAAGCAGTTGCATAGTAAGGTCGCCAGCTTAATTTGGTGGCATATTCATCAAAGTTGTACCAGGCCAGTTGAGCCACAATAGCAAAAATGGCAATTAGGTTAACTGATAGCCAGCCAAGTCTTTTGAACCAAGCAAATTTACTGGGGTAAATTAGCTCAATAGGGTCTGCTTTAAGATCTCCTAATAAATCGTGATCATGGCTAGCAGCTAAGGCTTCCTTTGTTGGCCGTTGCTCTTTTTCATGGGCATCTATTGTAGTGTCAGTGGGTGGTGATATAGATACCACAGACTTTTGGAGGGCAGCTGCTTTATCATCGGTAACAGGCTGTTTAGCAGTAGGTTTATTAACAGCGCTTTTTGCACTTTCTGTCTGTGATTGTATGGGCTGAGCTGGTGACGCTGAGCCAGCTTGAGCGGATTTAGCTAGAGGCGGCTGATGAGAGCGTGTGAACTTGTGCTCCTTCGCTTTTTTTTGAGCACTATGCTGGTTAATGACTTCTGCTTCCCGCTGCTCTTCTTGCTCCAGCTCTTCCAATAAGGCTAGTGCCCATGACTCATCAGTATTGTTTTTCTGCTCTGGGCCTGTAGCAGGTTTTTTGCTTGGTGAAGGGCCTGCATTGGGCTTACTGCTTATCGACAGAACCTCATCACTCAGCTCAATGTTTTCGCCGTCATCATCATCCATATCATCATGAATGAGTAGACCATTATCATTGTTTTCATGATTATTTGTGGAAGGAATAGCAGGCTGGCTGGGCTTGGTGCTACTTGCGGGTGGTTTCGGGGTAGAGGGCTGTTGAGAAAACTGCTTATCACTAATCAGGTAGTTGGTTGCTAGAAAAACGTGCAAGCAGGAGCCACAACGTACTGAGCCGTTGGCTGCATTAAGTTGGCTTTTGGTTAACCTAAAGGAGGTGCCACATTGAGGACAGCGGGTTACCCAGGTTTCTGCCATAGTTCGCGTAACTTCCCAGCGACTGAATTGGTCGTAATACCCTTGGTGAGTGGTTAAACCCTACACATTGGGTATATCTTAACTAATGATTAATAATAATAGCCAGTATTGTGTAGGTAT
This genomic interval from Spartinivicinus ruber contains the following:
- a CDS encoding DUF3426 domain-containing protein, whose translation is MAETWVTRCPQCGTSFRLTKSQLNAANGSVRCGSCLHVFLATNYLISDKQFSQQPSTPKPPASSTKPSQPAIPSTNNHENNDNGLLIHDDMDDDDGENIELSDEVLSISSKPNAGPSPSKKPATGPEQKNNTDESWALALLEELEQEEQREAEVINQHSAQKKAKEHKFTRSHQPPLAKSAQAGSASPAQPIQSQTESAKSAVNKPTAKQPVTDDKAAALQKSVVSISPPTDTTIDAHEKEQRPTKEALAASHDHDLLGDLKADPIELIYPSKFAWFKRLGWLSVNLIAIFAIVAQLAWYNFDEYATKLSWRPYYATACKIVGCQLPPLVDVDKIVSRKLIVRSHPKFQNALIIDTVIVNKAQFKQPFPVIEFSFSDLSGRLVASRQFQPDEYLSGEAAGLTMIPSNVPVRLSLDVVDPGPTAVNYNISFSPSPN